The following are from one region of the Candidatus Hydrogenedentota bacterium genome:
- a CDS encoding DUF1501 domain-containing protein, with product MQQGNTVLKLNPEQHHTLVVVFLRGGADGLNMVVPTGDDAYYRARPLIGISRDNTVALDDLFGLHDSLSPLHRAYGEGELLIVHGAGSEESSRSHFEAQDFMEHGGVGAGGWLGRYLRQNVRATSNPLASVAFGKTCPESLRSSPATVVMDSLGDIALSEEAMPFVDGLNRAYGKSGLPWAKSGSDLLSAIGRIVELQSKSYSPSGGAVYSEHPFARHLQQVAQLIKAEVGVEAATVDLGGWDSHIATSTLMTPLMNQLAQGLMAFYDDIGPYRDRTTVVVMTEFGRRVYENASLGTDHGRGSIMMLLGGGVRGGRVLADWPGLEEAHLEGPGDLPVRYNFRDVLAPIFEKKMPGIELNQVFPGYALTPLDVV from the coding sequence ATGCAACAGGGAAACACCGTTCTGAAGCTCAATCCGGAGCAGCACCATACCCTCGTCGTCGTCTTTCTCCGAGGCGGCGCCGACGGGCTCAACATGGTGGTGCCCACCGGAGACGACGCGTACTACCGAGCCCGGCCTCTCATCGGCATTTCGCGCGACAATACCGTCGCGCTGGACGATCTCTTTGGGCTTCATGACTCGCTGTCGCCCCTGCACCGCGCCTACGGTGAGGGCGAACTCCTCATCGTTCACGGCGCGGGCTCGGAAGAATCCAGCCGCTCCCACTTTGAGGCCCAGGATTTCATGGAACATGGCGGGGTGGGGGCCGGCGGCTGGCTGGGCCGCTACCTCCGACAGAATGTCCGCGCCACAAGCAATCCTCTGGCTTCGGTCGCCTTCGGAAAGACCTGTCCCGAATCCCTTCGCTCTTCGCCCGCCACCGTGGTCATGGATTCCCTGGGCGATATCGCGCTGAGCGAAGAGGCCATGCCCTTCGTCGACGGCCTCAATCGCGCCTATGGGAAATCCGGATTGCCCTGGGCCAAGTCGGGAAGTGACCTGCTCAGCGCCATCGGGCGGATCGTGGAACTCCAGTCGAAATCCTATTCCCCGTCCGGCGGGGCCGTCTACTCGGAGCATCCCTTTGCCCGCCACCTTCAGCAGGTCGCCCAACTGATCAAGGCCGAAGTCGGCGTGGAAGCGGCCACGGTTGACCTCGGCGGATGGGACAGCCACATCGCCACGTCAACCCTGATGACGCCCCTCATGAACCAGCTCGCCCAGGGGCTCATGGCTTTCTACGACGATATCGGGCCCTATCGCGACCGAACCACCGTCGTCGTCATGACCGAATTCGGTCGGCGCGTCTATGAAAACGCATCCCTGGGCACCGATCACGGTCGGGGCAGTATCATGATGCTTCTCGGCGGCGGCGTGCGCGGCGGCAGGGTCCTGGCGGACTGGCCAGGGCTCGAAGAGGCTCATCTTGAAGGGCCCGGCGACCTGCCCGTGCGTTACAATTTCCGAGACGTCCTCGCCCCGATTTTCGAGAAGAAGATGCCCGGAATCGAATTGAACCAGGTGTTTCCGGGGTATGCGCTGACCCCGCTCGATGTGGTCTAA
- a CDS encoding DUF1800 domain-containing protein — MSLSRRKFLSAVGCCGAAWTLGGAARASGPLPVGDIALARHVLNRCTFGIRPGDLQQVLSVGVETWVEAQLYPENIEDSACHKRVRRLETLQCPVGELFEYKEEFLWKELATGKLLHARYSERQLFEVMVDFWTDHFNIDISKGDCPWLKTADDREVIRKHALGSFPELLRASATGPAMLWYLDGRTNRRRTPEEAPNENYARELLELHTLGVKGGYTQRDVMEAARCLTGWTVRTDTWFGKGRVEFNAGLHDDGEKTVLGKPIQPGLGEKSVDRLLEIVAEQSGTARYLARKLCNRFIGLEAPDDVVERVAQAFATSRGDIRTTLVALFRSEAFQHPVAPKFKRPFNFLVSALRATAADVHQPDALLDYLARMGHSPFQYPTPDGYPEEAEPWYGSMMWRWHFVYALSRNEVPGVTVDWPALQREAGGGEALIARLIGRQPDGDELELAQRGDRPGLVLASPAFQGC; from the coding sequence ATGAGCCTTTCCCGCCGAAAATTCCTGAGCGCGGTGGGGTGTTGCGGGGCCGCGTGGACCCTTGGCGGCGCCGCTCGGGCAAGCGGCCCTCTCCCGGTGGGCGACATTGCCCTTGCGCGGCACGTGCTGAATCGCTGCACTTTCGGCATTCGTCCCGGTGACCTTCAGCAGGTCCTCTCGGTGGGGGTGGAGACCTGGGTCGAAGCGCAGCTCTACCCCGAGAACATTGAGGACAGCGCCTGTCACAAGCGGGTGCGCCGACTTGAAACGCTTCAGTGTCCCGTGGGCGAACTCTTCGAGTACAAGGAAGAATTTCTGTGGAAAGAGCTCGCCACCGGCAAACTGCTCCATGCCCGCTACAGCGAGCGTCAACTCTTTGAAGTCATGGTCGATTTCTGGACCGACCATTTCAATATCGATATTTCAAAAGGGGACTGCCCCTGGCTCAAGACGGCGGATGATCGCGAGGTCATCCGTAAGCACGCCCTCGGTTCCTTCCCTGAGCTCCTGCGGGCCTCCGCAACCGGCCCGGCCATGCTGTGGTACCTCGATGGTCGGACCAACCGGCGGCGCACCCCTGAGGAAGCGCCGAATGAGAACTATGCGCGTGAGCTCCTTGAACTCCACACCCTCGGTGTCAAAGGCGGCTATACACAGCGCGACGTGATGGAGGCCGCCCGGTGCCTCACCGGCTGGACCGTTCGCACGGACACCTGGTTTGGAAAGGGACGCGTCGAATTTAACGCCGGTCTACACGATGACGGTGAAAAGACAGTGCTCGGAAAGCCCATTCAGCCCGGCCTCGGCGAAAAATCGGTGGACCGACTCCTCGAAATCGTCGCGGAGCAGTCCGGAACGGCCCGCTATCTCGCCCGGAAACTCTGCAATCGCTTTATCGGGCTCGAAGCGCCGGACGACGTGGTGGAACGGGTGGCGCAGGCCTTCGCCACCAGTCGTGGCGATATCCGCACCACCCTGGTGGCCCTGTTTCGGAGCGAGGCCTTTCAGCATCCTGTGGCCCCCAAGTTCAAGCGCCCCTTCAATTTCCTCGTGTCCGCCCTGCGCGCCACCGCCGCCGACGTCCATCAGCCCGATGCGCTTCTCGATTACCTGGCGCGCATGGGGCACAGTCCCTTTCAATACCCCACCCCGGATGGCTATCCCGAAGAGGCCGAACCGTGGTATGGGAGCATGATGTGGCGCTGGCACTTCGTCTACGCTCTCTCCCGTAACGAAGTGCCAGGCGTCACCGTGGACTGGCCCGCGCTCCAACGGGAGGCCGGTGGAGGCGAGGCCCTGATCGCGCGGCTGATTGGGCGACAGCCGGATGGCGATGAACTCGAACTGGCCCAGAGAGGCGACCGCCCGGGACTGGTGCTCGCCAGCCCGGCATTTCAAGGATGCTAG
- a CDS encoding sigma 54-interacting transcriptional regulator — protein sequence MTWLLTAKSGSSRGESWTIGPRPIVMGRSLSCDITIGDPTVSRKHCEVRLEGDGVVFRDLGSRNVSLVNGRAVEECRLLVGDELSLGTESFILTRTSLSGPPSPPESDPRGSTTVSLDEALYLNDGGESAPLEQHYPATVQDLARLHNFARKLGKAHREDEFAALCLQELEESFPARVKAALCCVNAGGLTWYPPGFAPSDDLCEQVEEAMTRGDACMSSHRAKRLFFKEVTISCVAPMLASGRSLGALVLQSLARDFIPEPDSLAQLNAIAQTASPYLGSLEFRGEIAPEPGQAPGSDTTRFLGESRAVEELRAEIERVARTGQNTLITGEAGTGKELAAHLIHASGNRSQGPIISANCMTLSGANFAAALTGSVKRDGEDPVVIHRGLLEQANGGTLVLRELDSLLPENQLTLLHLLERGAYPRNGGTQVVSFSVRVVGTSSKDLEQLARQGVFRRDLLNWIGRQRIHIKPLRRRPSDIRALAEFFVDSGMRQGVHQVKGLTEDALAYLQELPLHGNALELRNTITLAALQSRSELLGTDDLRDASTPRSERESVMEPLENAERTLISAVLAQCNGNLQVAAEILGLPATTLEKMTANMAGLRIGKR from the coding sequence ATGACGTGGCTGTTGACGGCCAAGTCCGGGTCGAGCCGTGGAGAAAGCTGGACGATCGGCCCCCGACCGATTGTCATGGGCCGAAGCCTGAGTTGCGATATAACGATTGGCGATCCGACGGTTTCCCGCAAGCACTGCGAAGTGAGACTGGAAGGCGATGGCGTCGTGTTTCGCGATCTCGGCAGCCGGAATGTATCGCTCGTCAATGGCCGGGCGGTGGAAGAATGCCGCCTGCTGGTGGGCGATGAACTTTCCCTCGGCACGGAATCCTTCATCCTCACGAGAACATCGCTTTCGGGCCCCCCTTCCCCACCGGAATCCGATCCGCGCGGTTCGACGACCGTGTCTCTGGATGAGGCCCTTTACCTCAACGATGGCGGTGAGAGCGCGCCTCTGGAGCAGCACTACCCGGCGACGGTTCAGGATCTGGCCCGGCTGCATAATTTCGCACGGAAGCTTGGTAAGGCCCACCGCGAGGACGAGTTTGCCGCGCTCTGCCTTCAGGAACTTGAAGAATCTTTCCCCGCGCGGGTGAAAGCGGCGCTGTGCTGTGTAAACGCCGGCGGCCTCACCTGGTATCCACCGGGGTTTGCGCCAAGTGACGATCTCTGCGAACAGGTGGAGGAGGCAATGACTCGGGGGGATGCGTGCATGAGCAGCCACCGCGCGAAACGGCTCTTCTTCAAGGAAGTAACTATTTCATGCGTTGCGCCCATGCTTGCAAGCGGGCGATCGCTGGGCGCGCTGGTGCTCCAGTCCCTCGCGCGGGATTTCATACCGGAACCCGATTCCCTCGCGCAATTGAACGCGATAGCCCAGACGGCGAGTCCCTATCTGGGCTCGCTGGAGTTCCGGGGCGAAATCGCGCCGGAACCGGGCCAGGCGCCGGGAAGTGATACCACCCGCTTTCTGGGGGAAAGCCGCGCCGTGGAGGAACTTCGCGCTGAGATAGAGCGCGTCGCCCGCACGGGGCAGAATACCCTGATAACGGGTGAAGCGGGCACGGGCAAGGAATTGGCCGCCCACCTGATACATGCGTCGGGCAACCGGTCGCAGGGCCCGATCATTTCGGCCAACTGTATGACCCTTTCCGGCGCGAACTTTGCCGCCGCACTCACAGGCTCCGTGAAGCGGGACGGCGAGGATCCGGTGGTCATTCACCGGGGGCTGCTGGAGCAGGCGAACGGCGGGACGCTGGTTCTCCGGGAGTTGGATTCGCTCCTTCCAGAGAACCAACTGACATTGCTCCATCTGCTGGAGCGCGGCGCCTATCCTCGAAACGGAGGAACCCAGGTGGTATCGTTCAGCGTGCGGGTTGTGGGGACGTCCAGCAAAGATCTGGAGCAGTTGGCCCGACAGGGCGTCTTCCGCAGAGACCTGCTGAACTGGATCGGGCGGCAGCGGATTCACATCAAGCCGCTGCGGCGTCGCCCTTCGGATATTCGCGCGCTCGCGGAGTTCTTCGTGGACTCCGGCATGCGCCAGGGGGTGCATCAGGTGAAGGGACTGACGGAAGACGCCCTGGCGTATCTTCAGGAGCTGCCCCTCCATGGCAACGCTTTGGAACTGCGCAACACGATCACCCTGGCGGCCCTTCAGAGCCGGAGCGAGTTGCTCGGCACGGATGATTTGCGCGACGCTTCGACCCCCAGGAGCGAACGGGAGTCCGTGATGGAACCCTTGGAAAATGCGGAGCGGACGCTGATCAGCGCCGTGCTTGCCCAGTGCAACGGCAACCTCCAGGTGGCGGCCGAAATTCTGGGGCTTCCCGCGACAACCCTCGAAAAGATGACCGCCAATATGGCCGGGCTCAGGATCGGCAAGCGCTAG
- a CDS encoding glycoside hydrolase family 99-like domain-containing protein: MVLSALALATLIGHSTAQAGEAITVASYYFPNYHPGDPRNVAEKGEGWSEWELVKDARPRFPGHPQPKVPLWGYEDESDPAVMAKKIDAAADHGISAFIFDWYYYEDGPFLNRCLDRGYLAAPNRDRVKFSLMWANHDWFDIMPCKRDAPRELLYPARISAETFERLSAHVIKDYFLQPSYWRIDGKPYFSFYDLSALMENFGSVEATRAALDAFRARAVDAGLPGLHLNAVVWGQPILPGEKAPADPKALVAELGFDSVTSYVWVHHVLLPDQKTDYAYVRDQYFAYWDRAEAMFDVPYYPNVSMGWDPSPRCFQEDPFGDFGYPFTNTIAGNTPEQFREALERTKQRMERRPDSPRILNINCWNEWTEGSYLEPDTAHGTKYLEAVRAVFGPGAPE, encoded by the coding sequence ATGGTGCTGTCCGCTCTTGCCCTGGCAACCCTCATCGGCCATTCCACCGCGCAGGCGGGGGAGGCCATTACCGTGGCAAGCTACTACTTCCCCAACTACCATCCCGGAGACCCGCGCAATGTGGCCGAAAAGGGAGAGGGTTGGTCCGAGTGGGAACTGGTGAAAGACGCCCGGCCCCGCTTTCCCGGACACCCTCAGCCGAAGGTGCCGCTGTGGGGCTATGAAGATGAGTCGGACCCGGCGGTCATGGCGAAGAAGATCGACGCCGCGGCGGACCACGGCATAAGCGCGTTCATATTCGACTGGTACTACTACGAGGACGGCCCCTTTCTGAACCGCTGCCTCGATCGGGGCTACCTGGCCGCGCCCAACCGTGATCGCGTGAAATTCTCCCTGATGTGGGCGAATCATGACTGGTTCGACATCATGCCCTGCAAGCGCGATGCGCCCCGAGAGTTGCTCTATCCGGCGCGGATCAGCGCAGAGACCTTCGAACGGCTCTCCGCCCATGTGATCAAGGATTATTTCCTCCAACCCTCCTACTGGCGCATCGACGGGAAGCCCTACTTCTCCTTCTACGATCTGAGTGCGTTGATGGAAAACTTTGGATCGGTCGAAGCCACGCGTGCCGCGCTGGACGCTTTCCGCGCCAGGGCCGTTGACGCGGGCCTCCCGGGTCTTCACCTCAATGCTGTTGTCTGGGGCCAGCCGATTCTACCCGGAGAAAAGGCCCCGGCCGACCCGAAGGCCCTCGTTGCCGAGCTGGGCTTCGATTCGGTGACCTCGTATGTATGGGTCCACCATGTGCTTCTCCCCGATCAGAAAACCGACTATGCCTACGTCCGCGACCAGTACTTTGCCTACTGGGATCGCGCCGAAGCCATGTTCGACGTTCCCTACTATCCAAACGTGTCCATGGGGTGGGACCCGAGTCCTCGGTGCTTTCAGGAAGACCCATTCGGTGATTTCGGCTATCCCTTCACGAACACCATCGCCGGGAATACGCCCGAACAGTTTCGCGAGGCGCTGGAGCGCACGAAACAGCGGATGGAGCGTCGGCCGGATTCCCCCAGGATTCTCAACATCAATTGCTGGAACGAATGGACCGAAGGAAGTTACCTCGAACCCGATACCGCCCATGGAACGAAATACCTGGAGGCCGTGCGCGCGGTATTTGGCCCGGGCGCGCCCGAGTAG
- a CDS encoding M81 family metallopeptidase, with translation MSKRVGILGFMHESNTFANTVTTRAQFEEAFLHFGPDLVTAWKDAHHELGGFIEGCTTHSLEMVPLAAAWATPSGPVTREAYESVLRDLLNAVEAALPLDGILLALHGAMVCENIDDADGETLERLRALVGPNVPIVMSLDMHGNISPRMAELPDAIVAYRTYPHIDQRQRGVDCARIMAGILDGSLSPRMAHVKLPLLIHIVQQFTGSGPMAELYAELERIEEQPGIASVSLLPGYIYADVPFMGVSVIVISDRDQGMADHSARHFAATIYEKRDALNAGLPSVEEAVAEAVATRGTVCLMDSGDNIGGGGPGDSTILFAALREAGARHICAVLYDPEAVIECTRAGEGGEVSLVVGAKTDHEHGQPVAIEGTVIRLHDGHYIEESPRHGGTRDYDQGKTAVILTIDGHTVVVNSLRVMPTSLEQLLSLGIDPRALGSIIVKGVTAPRAAYDPIATKTICVDTPGVTRAGPEAFQYHKRPHPLYPLDTQV, from the coding sequence ATGAGCAAGCGCGTCGGTATTCTCGGCTTCATGCACGAGTCCAACACCTTTGCCAACACGGTGACCACCCGCGCCCAGTTCGAAGAAGCCTTCCTTCACTTCGGGCCGGATCTGGTCACCGCCTGGAAAGACGCCCACCATGAACTCGGCGGCTTCATCGAAGGTTGCACCACCCACAGTCTCGAAATGGTTCCCCTTGCGGCCGCCTGGGCCACGCCCTCCGGGCCCGTCACACGCGAGGCCTACGAAAGCGTTTTGCGCGATCTATTGAACGCGGTCGAAGCCGCCCTGCCGCTCGATGGCATCCTCCTCGCCCTACACGGCGCCATGGTCTGCGAAAACATCGACGACGCCGACGGCGAGACCCTGGAGCGCCTGCGCGCGTTGGTTGGTCCCAATGTACCCATCGTAATGTCCCTCGACATGCACGGCAACATCTCCCCGCGCATGGCGGAGTTACCCGATGCCATTGTGGCCTACCGTACCTATCCCCACATCGACCAGCGCCAGCGTGGGGTGGACTGCGCGCGGATCATGGCCGGAATCCTCGACGGGAGTCTGTCGCCGCGCATGGCCCACGTGAAGCTCCCCCTGCTCATTCACATCGTACAGCAGTTCACGGGCAGCGGACCCATGGCGGAGCTCTACGCGGAACTCGAACGGATTGAGGAGCAACCGGGTATTGCAAGTGTTTCTCTGCTGCCCGGCTACATTTACGCGGACGTCCCTTTCATGGGCGTGTCCGTGATCGTCATTTCAGACCGGGATCAGGGCATGGCGGACCATTCTGCGCGTCACTTTGCCGCCACAATCTATGAGAAGCGTGATGCCCTCAACGCGGGCCTGCCCTCGGTGGAAGAGGCCGTGGCCGAGGCGGTCGCGACTCGGGGCACCGTCTGCCTCATGGATAGCGGCGACAACATCGGCGGGGGCGGTCCCGGCGATTCCACGATTCTCTTCGCCGCCCTGCGCGAAGCCGGGGCGCGGCACATCTGCGCCGTGCTCTATGACCCCGAAGCCGTGATAGAATGCACGCGGGCGGGGGAGGGGGGAGAGGTGTCGCTCGTGGTGGGTGCGAAGACCGATCACGAGCACGGCCAGCCCGTGGCGATCGAGGGCACCGTGATCCGCCTTCATGACGGGCATTATATCGAGGAGAGCCCCCGCCACGGCGGCACACGGGACTACGATCAGGGGAAAACCGCCGTCATTCTAACCATCGACGGCCACACGGTCGTGGTGAACAGTCTCCGCGTGATGCCCACCAGTCTGGAGCAACTCCTGAGCCTGGGCATCGATCCCCGCGCCCTGGGAAGCATCATCGTGAAGGGCGTAACCGCCCCCCGTGCCGCCTACGATCCGATAGCCACGAAAACCATCTGTGTGGATACCCCCGGCGTCACCCGCGCCGGTCCGGAGGCCTTCCAGTACCACAAACGGCCCCACCCGCTCTATCCGCTCGACACCCAAGTCTGA
- a CDS encoding aspartate aminotransferase family protein — MDFKNTIAWHERASRVIPGGVNSAVRSTAFPVPHHYTHAKDARLWDVDGNEYIDYILGQGPMLFGHTPECVIEAITRQAEKGILFAGQGEDEVIAAELLVEHIPCAEMVRFNSTGSESVHAAIRLARSATGRDKVLRFEGHYHGWLDTIAWNGPTTDTDIGPREHPDVRPTTRGQLGMYADSLLIRPWNDLPLLEAAFAQHGDQLAAVICDPFASASGLIPGHKKFLERMRELCTKHGVVLIFDEVITGFRVHPGGAQAYYEITPDLAIFAKALGGGLPIAALVGRTDLMMEITKGTVHSGTYNASALVMAGTRAALEHLYADHGAVLTRAHDAGRRLSEELEALAEGYGLSLQLRGVNTVFSTSFVPSTADPITDMRSARQADSDMLRTFRIAMQEQGVQITSFGIWFVSTVHSERDIDETLEAARNALSQLAGRTR; from the coding sequence TTGGATTTCAAGAACACCATCGCGTGGCATGAGCGCGCCAGCAGGGTTATTCCCGGCGGCGTAAACAGCGCCGTGCGTTCTACCGCCTTTCCCGTGCCGCACCACTACACCCACGCCAAGGACGCCCGGCTCTGGGATGTGGACGGCAATGAATACATCGACTACATCCTCGGCCAGGGGCCCATGCTCTTTGGCCACACGCCCGAGTGCGTGATCGAGGCCATCACGCGGCAGGCCGAGAAAGGCATCCTCTTCGCGGGACAGGGCGAGGATGAAGTTATTGCGGCCGAACTCCTCGTCGAGCACATCCCCTGTGCGGAGATGGTGCGTTTCAACTCCACCGGGTCGGAGTCGGTTCACGCGGCGATTCGCCTTGCCCGAAGCGCCACGGGACGCGACAAAGTCCTGCGTTTCGAAGGGCACTACCACGGCTGGCTCGACACCATCGCCTGGAACGGCCCGACAACGGATACGGACATCGGTCCGCGCGAGCATCCCGACGTGCGCCCCACGACCAGGGGGCAATTGGGTATGTACGCCGACAGCCTCCTCATTCGCCCGTGGAACGATCTACCCCTGCTCGAAGCAGCCTTCGCCCAGCACGGGGACCAGCTCGCCGCGGTTATCTGCGATCCCTTCGCCTCGGCTTCCGGGCTCATCCCCGGACACAAGAAATTCCTGGAACGCATGCGGGAGCTTTGCACGAAGCACGGCGTTGTCCTGATATTCGACGAAGTAATCACGGGCTTCCGCGTGCACCCCGGCGGTGCCCAGGCCTACTACGAAATTACACCGGATCTCGCCATTTTCGCGAAAGCACTTGGGGGCGGATTGCCCATCGCGGCTCTGGTGGGGCGCACTGATCTTATGATGGAAATCACGAAGGGCACGGTACATTCGGGTACCTACAACGCCAGCGCGCTCGTCATGGCGGGCACCCGTGCGGCCCTGGAACATCTCTACGCGGACCACGGTGCCGTGCTCACGCGCGCACACGACGCGGGGCGACGTCTCTCGGAAGAGCTGGAAGCCCTCGCCGAGGGTTATGGACTCTCCCTCCAGCTTCGCGGCGTTAACACCGTCTTCAGCACGTCTTTTGTTCCTTCCACGGCCGATCCCATCACCGACATGCGCTCCGCGCGCCAGGCCGACAGTGATATGCTCCGCACTTTCCGCATCGCCATGCAGGAGCAGGGCGTGCAGATTACCTCCTTCGGGATCTGGTTCGTCTCCACCGTCCACAGCGAACGTGATATCGATGAGACGCTGGAAGCCGCCCGCAACGCCCTTTCCCAACTCGCGGGACGCACCCGATGA